One Mucilaginibacter ginkgonis genomic region harbors:
- a CDS encoding ABC transporter permease gives MSNQKPYSNLNATLAIARASLRSILRSPSAVVFTLAFPLIFIVVFANIGGGGVTVDVGVAKGADTLSPIYKALTTVSVVRLNTQLTDSLLKKNLEKGSLDAVIDIKKQNAQPPYVVNVKYTKASLEKGNILKSLLNSILFRINSAVSTAPPPVVSLKEETVSGREYKYIDFILPGQLGFSLLSTGVFGTAFVFLSLRQTLVIKRFFATPVKRYSIILGEMLARITFGLTGALFIILIGHYAFGFTLIHGWTTVINMLILAFFGLLIFMGFGFTVSGLAKNESSVPPISNLITLPQFLLSGTFFSTSAFPKILQHISEVLPLTHLNNAMRQVAFEGAGIGDVGKELLILLAWGVVIYGVAIKTFKWEV, from the coding sequence ATGAGTAACCAAAAACCATACAGCAATTTAAACGCCACGCTTGCCATAGCCAGGGCAAGTTTAAGATCTATACTGCGCAGCCCATCGGCCGTGGTATTTACACTGGCTTTTCCGCTCATCTTCATCGTTGTATTTGCCAATATCGGCGGGGGCGGTGTAACGGTAGATGTAGGTGTCGCGAAAGGTGCTGATACGTTGAGCCCTATCTACAAAGCGTTGACGACCGTTAGTGTGGTGCGTTTAAATACTCAATTAACCGACAGCCTGCTTAAAAAGAACCTCGAAAAGGGCAGTCTCGACGCGGTCATCGACATTAAAAAACAGAATGCCCAACCTCCGTATGTGGTAAACGTTAAGTACACCAAAGCTTCATTAGAGAAAGGCAATATCCTTAAGTCTTTGTTAAACAGTATTTTATTCAGAATAAATAGTGCGGTTAGTACAGCGCCTCCGCCGGTTGTTTCGCTCAAAGAAGAAACAGTAAGCGGCCGCGAGTACAAATACATTGATTTTATATTACCCGGGCAGCTTGGTTTCTCATTGTTAAGCACGGGTGTGTTCGGCACAGCCTTCGTATTCCTTAGTTTAAGGCAAACGCTGGTGATCAAACGCTTTTTTGCCACTCCGGTAAAACGTTATAGCATCATCCTTGGCGAGATGCTTGCACGGATCACCTTTGGTTTAACCGGTGCCTTGTTCATTATCCTCATCGGCCATTATGCATTTGGCTTTACGTTGATACATGGCTGGACAACGGTCATAAACATGCTCATCCTGGCGTTCTTTGGTTTGCTGATTTTTATGGGTTTTGGTTTTACGGTGTCGGGCCTGGCTAAGAATGAAAGTTCAGTTCCGCCGATATCAAACCTCATCACTTTACCACAGTTCTTATTATCGGGCACTTTCTTCTCAACCAGCGCGTTCCCAAAAATATTACAACACATTAGCGAAGTGTTACCGCTTACGCATCTCAATAATGCTATGCGCCAAGTGGCTTTCGAGGGCGCCGGAATTGGTGACGTTGGCAAAGAGTTATTGATCCTTTTAGCATGGGGTGTGGTGATCTATGGCGTGGCAATCAAGACGTTCAAGTGGGAAGTTTAG
- a CDS encoding ABC transporter ATP-binding protein produces MVKDPIIKVSNLVKKYDDFTAVNGISFEVFEGEIFGLLGPNGAGKTTTLEIIETLRDKTSGEVIVDGYNVDADPGNIKKRIGVQLQAAGYYPNLNLAELVKLFCGLYGVEVSPMEMLEKVALTDKAKAKYKDLSGGQKQRFSIATTLINSPRIVFLDEPTTGLDPQARRNLWDLIRDIRAAGTTVVITTHYMDEAEVLCDRVAFVDGGQIIGIDTPDKFIDNLVASGFERKKEVKNANLEDVFINLTGKEWREN; encoded by the coding sequence ATGGTAAAAGACCCCATTATCAAGGTAAGTAACCTGGTAAAAAAGTACGATGATTTTACTGCGGTAAATGGCATCAGTTTCGAAGTTTTTGAAGGCGAAATATTCGGCTTGCTTGGCCCCAACGGAGCCGGCAAAACCACCACGCTCGAAATTATTGAAACCTTACGTGATAAAACCTCTGGCGAGGTGATCGTCGACGGCTACAACGTTGATGCCGACCCGGGTAACATTAAAAAGCGCATTGGCGTACAGTTACAGGCTGCGGGATATTACCCTAACCTTAACCTTGCGGAGTTAGTTAAACTTTTCTGTGGTTTGTATGGGGTGGAGGTAAGCCCTATGGAAATGCTGGAGAAGGTGGCGCTCACTGATAAAGCCAAAGCCAAATACAAAGACCTTTCGGGCGGGCAAAAGCAGCGGTTCTCAATAGCTACGACACTCATTAACTCACCGCGCATTGTTTTCCTGGACGAACCTACTACCGGCCTTGATCCGCAGGCACGCCGCAACCTTTGGGACCTGATACGCGATATTCGCGCTGCAGGCACCACAGTAGTTATCACCACCCATTATATGGATGAAGCAGAGGTGCTGTGCGACCGTGTTGCCTTTGTAGACGGCGGGCAGATCATCGGCATAGACACACCCGATAAATTTATTGATAACCTGGTAGCATCGGGCTTTGAGCGTAAAAAGGAAGTGAAGAACGCTAACCTCGAGGATGTATTTATAAACCTCACGGGTAAGGAGTGGAGAGAGAATTAG